The Methanothrix soehngenii GP6 genome has a window encoding:
- the rd gene encoding rubredoxin, with protein sequence MDKYVCTVCGYIYDPEKGDSASGIAPGTAFEDLPDDWTCPECGVGKELFNKVE encoded by the coding sequence ATGGACAAATACGTATGCACTGTCTGTGGATATATCTACGATCCAGAGAAAGGGGATTCGGCATCCGGCATAGCACCAGGGACGGCTTTCGAGGATTTGCCGGATGACTGGACCTGTCCGGAGTGCGGCGTGGGAAAGGAATTGTTCAATAAGGTGGAGTAA
- a CDS encoding ferritin: MLSERMNEALNYQANRELYSSYLYLSMSYYFESIGFRGFASWMRVQAGEELVHTMKLLDYVAASGEKAKMLAVEAPQHSWESPQQAFAHVWEHERAVTRMIHDLVAVAESESDAMTRKFLQWYVDEQVEEEESSDGVLKRVLAAGNDPKALRAADEELGKRGFKFPRGFQMFPS; encoded by the coding sequence ATGCTCAGCGAAAGGATGAATGAAGCCCTCAATTATCAGGCAAATCGGGAGTTATACTCCTCCTATCTGTATCTTTCCATGTCCTACTACTTTGAATCCATCGGATTCAGGGGGTTTGCCAGCTGGATGAGGGTTCAGGCAGGAGAAGAGCTGGTCCACACCATGAAATTGCTGGACTATGTTGCCGCTTCCGGCGAGAAGGCGAAGATGCTCGCCGTGGAGGCGCCACAGCATAGCTGGGAGTCGCCCCAGCAGGCATTTGCTCACGTCTGGGAGCACGAGCGGGCGGTGACCAGGATGATTCATGATCTGGTGGCAGTGGCCGAGAGCGAATCGGACGCAATGACACGGAAATTCTTGCAGTGGTATGTGGACGAGCAGGTGGAAGAGGAGGAGTCCTCGGACGGTGTTCTGAAGAGGGTGCTGGCTGCCGGAAACGATCCAAAAGCCCTCCGGGCAGCGGATGAGGAGCTGGGCAAGAGAGGCTTCAAATTCCCCCGCGGGTTCCAGATGTTTCCATCATAA
- a CDS encoding COG4315 family predicted lipoprotein, producing the protein MSKSRMVLFMLLCISLLSINALADDENFSVNISASKFLGSYLVNETGFALYYYQNDSSLDGMSTCNDDCAKMWMPFYVEDLTLPESLNPSNFATIERADGSKQTTFKSWPLYLYSRDSSPGDARGNGLEDDQWRVIDPANQPELI; encoded by the coding sequence ATGTCAAAGAGCCGAATGGTTTTATTCATGCTGCTGTGTATATCTCTTCTCTCCATCAATGCCTTGGCAGATGATGAGAACTTCAGTGTGAACATCTCCGCGAGCAAGTTCCTGGGAAGCTATCTGGTGAACGAGACGGGATTTGCCCTTTACTACTACCAAAATGATAGCAGTCTCGATGGAATGAGCACCTGTAATGATGATTGTGCAAAGATGTGGATGCCCTTTTATGTCGAGGATCTGACCCTGCCTGAGAGCCTCAATCCATCCAACTTCGCCACCATCGAGCGAGCTGATGGTTCTAAGCAGACGACCTTCAAGAGCTGGCCATTGTACCTCTATTCCCGGGACAGTTCACCAGGAGATGCTCGCGGGAATGGCCTGGAGGATGATCAGTGGCGCGTCATCGATCCGGCCAATCAGCCCGAGCTCATCTGA
- the tgt gene encoding tRNA guanosine(34) transglycosylase Tgt: protein MQTEMSGFSFEVLDRDQVSNARAGLIKTRRGDIQTPYLVPVATLGSVRALGSDDLVSLGVSCALANTYHLHLKPGDELIRRLGGLHRFMGFSRPLFTDSGGFQAFSLGFGREHNIAKIGNIFPQELNLIPGGNDCQQQGDEQCEEEPLESEIYRSNYRKSYGGGAKEGSKRADGKGQKNARKENLTKITDQGISFKSMADGAWHFLDAERSMRIQSNLGSDIIMSFDECTSPLSDYDYTKKAMYRTHDWAEESIRYHDKSQAIYGIIQGGWFEDLRRTSTDFIVSQPFDGIAIGGSLGNSKQDMHQVLDWTIPRLDDRPRHLLGIGEIDDIFECVARGIDTFDCVSPTRIARRGSLLLSPQSGGSRQNKFRLNIKSARFKGDDLPVDPACSCPTCCTYSRAYLRHLYVSRELSYFRLATLHNLHFMLRLMESIRESIRCGSFMELRDRWLKAI from the coding sequence ATGCAGACCGAGATGAGCGGATTTTCCTTTGAGGTACTGGACCGGGATCAGGTGAGCAATGCCCGAGCAGGGCTGATAAAAACCCGAAGGGGTGACATCCAGACTCCCTATCTGGTTCCCGTGGCCACCCTGGGCAGCGTGCGCGCTCTGGGCTCCGATGACCTGGTGTCCCTGGGCGTCTCCTGTGCCCTGGCCAACACCTATCACCTTCACTTGAAGCCCGGAGACGAGCTGATCCGGCGGCTGGGGGGATTGCACAGGTTCATGGGATTTTCCCGCCCCCTTTTCACCGACTCGGGCGGCTTTCAAGCCTTTTCCCTGGGCTTTGGAAGAGAGCATAACATTGCCAAGATCGGCAACATCTTCCCGCAGGAGCTGAACCTTATTCCAGGGGGAAATGATTGCCAGCAGCAGGGCGATGAACAGTGCGAAGAGGAGCCATTGGAGAGCGAGATCTACAGATCAAACTACAGGAAGAGCTACGGAGGGGGAGCGAAAGAAGGATCCAAAAGGGCGGACGGGAAGGGGCAGAAGAATGCCAGGAAGGAGAACCTGACAAAGATCACAGACCAGGGCATCTCTTTCAAGTCCATGGCCGATGGGGCCTGGCATTTCCTGGATGCTGAAAGGTCGATGAGGATTCAATCAAACCTGGGCTCAGATATCATCATGTCCTTTGACGAGTGCACCTCCCCCCTGTCAGACTACGATTATACTAAAAAGGCCATGTACAGGACTCATGACTGGGCGGAAGAGTCCATTCGCTATCATGATAAGAGCCAGGCCATCTACGGAATCATCCAAGGAGGGTGGTTTGAGGACCTGAGGCGGACGAGCACCGACTTTATCGTCTCCCAGCCCTTTGACGGCATAGCCATCGGCGGATCTTTGGGGAACAGCAAGCAGGATATGCATCAGGTCTTGGACTGGACGATCCCCAGGCTGGACGACCGGCCGCGGCACCTATTGGGGATCGGGGAGATTGATGACATCTTCGAGTGCGTGGCCAGGGGGATTGATACCTTCGACTGCGTCTCTCCCACCAGGATCGCCCGCAGAGGAAGCCTTCTCCTATCGCCCCAGTCCGGTGGATCGCGGCAAAACAAGTTCCGCTTGAATATCAAGTCCGCCAGGTTCAAGGGGGACGATCTGCCCGTTGATCCTGCCTGCTCTTGCCCCACCTGCTGCACATATTCCCGAGCTTATCTCCGCCATTTATACGTATCAAGAGAGCTCTCCTACTTCCGACTGGCCACCCTGCATAACCTCCATTTCATGCTTCGGCTGATGGAGAGTATAAGGGAAAGCATAAGATGTGGCAGCTTCATGGAGCTCAGGGACAGATGGCTAAAAGCGATTTAG
- a CDS encoding VUT family protein, with translation MAKSDLAKEGSLIAWGRLKLDKTQATIILCGFYLFFSLAGNIAATKVTSFGSLVMDAGFIYSLTFTWRDLIHKQLGERAALTTIWLAAGFNLLAAIYFQFVVLLPAQTDWANSGGQAAWTFLFGILDSSGQGWQSVLSLQMRIVLASILTALLAELIDTRVYRIWTQGARKSWPQWTRVFASNAVSIPLDSLLFPVIAFMGILGTQGLVQMIWTNIIVKAAITLLVFWTIYLVPEKPIYEES, from the coding sequence ATGGCTAAAAGCGATTTAGCTAAGGAAGGATCTTTGATCGCATGGGGACGGCTGAAGCTCGATAAGACTCAGGCCACCATAATCCTCTGCGGCTTTTACCTCTTCTTTTCCCTGGCGGGAAACATCGCCGCCACCAAGGTCACAAGCTTCGGCAGCCTGGTCATGGATGCCGGTTTCATCTATTCTCTAACCTTCACCTGGAGGGACCTGATCCACAAGCAACTGGGGGAGAGGGCGGCCTTAACCACCATCTGGCTGGCAGCGGGCTTTAATCTTCTTGCGGCCATCTATTTTCAGTTCGTGGTCCTCCTGCCCGCCCAGACGGACTGGGCAAATAGCGGTGGGCAGGCGGCCTGGACATTTCTATTCGGGATCCTGGACAGCTCTGGTCAGGGGTGGCAGTCGGTCCTCTCCCTGCAGATGAGAATCGTCTTAGCCTCAATTCTCACTGCACTCCTGGCGGAGCTGATCGACACCAGGGTCTATCGTATCTGGACCCAGGGAGCACGCAAAAGCTGGCCCCAATGGACGCGAGTCTTCGCCTCCAATGCAGTCTCCATACCCTTAGATAGCCTTCTCTTTCCGGTGATCGCCTTTATGGGTATCTTGGGAACTCAAGGGCTGGTGCAGATGATCTGGACCAATATTATCGTCAAAGCAGCGATCACTCTTTTGGTCTTCTGGACGATCTACCTGGTTCCCGAGAAGCCAATATATGAGGAGAGCTGA
- a CDS encoding class I SAM-dependent methyltransferase has product MIDPGKDIDWNEIWKSQMKRSRESSPGRDCARIWSSKESALRFWDMCKKEQNRIERVIWETDITEKSRVLDIGAGPGTLAIPLAQKATHVTAVEPADGMCSVMREKMAEYGVENITIVQKRWEEVDVARDLDPPYDVVVASFSLGMMDIRDAIEKMIQASSRYIYLYHFAGESTWSGMWKELWPRLHGRNYICGPMSDVLYNVLYQMGIYPNITTFRMKHDQRHSTLEDAVAELAPQARADTKEQKAVLRDYLEKAMKWEEGAFVLNGSSIRVKIWWEKQEDSSCGYGPQEDSAARI; this is encoded by the coding sequence ATGATCGACCCAGGAAAAGATATCGACTGGAACGAGATCTGGAAGAGCCAGATGAAGCGGAGCAGAGAGTCAAGCCCCGGCAGGGATTGTGCCCGCATCTGGAGCAGCAAAGAGAGCGCTCTTAGATTCTGGGATATGTGCAAAAAGGAGCAGAACAGGATTGAAAGAGTTATCTGGGAGACGGATATCACAGAAAAGTCTCGCGTGCTGGATATCGGCGCCGGGCCCGGCACCCTGGCCATCCCCTTAGCCCAAAAAGCGACACATGTAACGGCGGTGGAGCCGGCAGACGGCATGTGCAGCGTCATGAGAGAGAAGATGGCCGAGTATGGCGTCGAGAACATCACAATCGTCCAGAAGCGTTGGGAGGAGGTGGATGTGGCCAGGGATCTGGATCCTCCTTATGATGTAGTGGTTGCATCCTTCTCTTTAGGGATGATGGACATCCGCGATGCCATTGAGAAGATGATCCAGGCTTCATCCAGATACATCTATCTCTACCATTTCGCCGGGGAGAGCACCTGGAGCGGGATGTGGAAGGAGCTTTGGCCCAGATTGCATGGAAGGAATTATATCTGCGGTCCAATGAGCGACGTGCTCTACAATGTGCTCTACCAGATGGGCATCTATCCGAATATCACCACCTTCAGGATGAAGCACGATCAGCGCCACTCCACCCTGGAGGATGCGGTGGCAGAGCTTGCCCCCCAGGCCCGGGCTGATACCAAAGAACAAAAGGCTGTGCTGCGTGATTATCTGGAAAAGGCTATGAAATGGGAGGAGGGGGCATTTGTTCTGAACGGCTCATCGATCCGGGTGAAGATATGGTGGGAGAAGCAGGAGGACAGCTCTTGCGGATATGGCCCGCAAGAGGACAGTGCTGCCCGGATATGA
- a CDS encoding nucleoside recognition domain-containing protein: MIDILWQTLDGTVYTMGTVFLMLFITGIMNEMGLFQRFSYLASPLVSLSRLPAAAASTFVVGLGSALAANAMTARLRHDGQLSDRQAFLSALMNSVPVYFRELFTYQLAFVVPVLGLYVGGAYAVVSLSTGLIKLLIVIILGRAYLAGEVISSLEPSPIAKEKSIIDAGRKSLSGQKKLFLRIASLYFIMTFLVLYLSDAGLLQSLNVAPLASIFRIPAETVIPLTIYVASPKAGIVLLGPLIQNGGISELKALMVLMLGSMFMLPVFTIRSTLPNYTSIFGVRLGVSLTAVSAGISIMVRLLVLLLLLFAT; encoded by the coding sequence TTGATCGATATACTCTGGCAGACTCTGGACGGGACCGTCTATACTATGGGCACCGTATTCCTGATGCTTTTTATTACCGGCATCATGAATGAGATGGGCCTCTTTCAGAGGTTCTCCTATCTTGCCAGTCCCCTGGTCTCATTATCCCGCCTGCCTGCAGCCGCAGCCTCCACCTTTGTGGTAGGCCTGGGATCTGCCCTGGCAGCAAATGCCATGACGGCCAGGCTCCGGCATGATGGGCAGTTGAGCGATCGTCAGGCCTTTCTCTCCGCTCTGATGAACAGCGTTCCGGTCTATTTCAGAGAGCTTTTCACCTATCAGCTGGCCTTTGTAGTTCCGGTGCTGGGCCTTTATGTGGGAGGAGCTTATGCTGTTGTGTCTCTGTCTACGGGATTGATCAAGCTCTTGATTGTCATAATCCTGGGCAGAGCCTATCTGGCAGGAGAGGTCATCTCCTCTTTAGAGCCTTCACCAATTGCAAAGGAGAAGAGCATCATCGATGCTGGCCGAAAATCACTGAGCGGTCAGAAAAAGCTGTTTTTGCGGATCGCATCACTTTACTTCATTATGACATTTCTCGTTCTCTATTTGAGCGATGCGGGATTACTGCAGTCGCTGAACGTGGCGCCTCTTGCCAGCATCTTCCGGATCCCAGCAGAGACTGTGATACCGCTGACCATCTATGTGGCCAGCCCCAAGGCGGGAATCGTCCTCCTCGGACCATTGATCCAGAATGGCGGTATATCGGAGCTGAAAGCCCTGATGGTCCTGATGCTGGGAAGCATGTTCATGCTGCCCGTCTTCACCATCAGGTCAACTCTGCCCAACTATACGTCGATCTTCGGCGTGAGGCTGGGAGTCTCCCTGACCGCCGTATCAGCGGGCATCAGCATAATGGTAAGGCTGCTTGTACTGCTGCTGCTACTCTTCGCCACTTGA
- the purB gene encoding adenylosuccinate lyase, with product MSIRPMEFRYGTREMKAIWEEDFRLRCLFRVEAALAQAEEELGMIPPGAAEEIARAAEVTRPQRAKEIEDEIGHDMMATVLALAEESPRFGEWIHLGATSNDILDTATGLQIKASLEILEEKLKKMLALLLDLAMQNRNLVCAGRTHGQIAVPTTYGLRFAIWASEVGRHIQRLEELRPRAAVGKMSGAVGTQAAYGRFGMEIQERVMSHLELFEVDVSNQVVQRDRHAEMVCWMALVASTLDKIFIEMRTLQRTEIAEVEEGFGKKQVGSSTMPHKRNPIKSEQICGLARVVRAQLIPAFENIPLWDERDLTNSSCERVVFPEAFIFTDHILALAVRTLSNMRLRPDNIERNLMLLHGLNMAENVMVELAKKGVGRQQAHEIMRQSSMTAFEEKKDLKDVLLENETVRSFLKPEEISALLDPHQYIGTAVLQVERLNEKLKKLYLA from the coding sequence ATGTCTATTCGCCCCATGGAGTTCAGATATGGCACACGAGAGATGAAGGCCATCTGGGAAGAGGATTTCAGGCTGCGCTGTCTCTTCCGGGTGGAGGCGGCCCTGGCTCAAGCGGAAGAGGAGCTGGGAATGATTCCCCCCGGGGCGGCAGAGGAGATCGCTCGGGCGGCAGAGGTTACCCGGCCCCAGAGGGCCAAGGAGATCGAGGATGAGATCGGCCATGACATGATGGCCACTGTGCTCGCCCTGGCCGAGGAGAGCCCCAGGTTTGGGGAGTGGATCCACCTGGGGGCGACCTCCAATGATATCCTGGATACCGCTACCGGACTGCAGATCAAGGCCTCATTGGAAATCCTGGAGGAGAAGCTGAAAAAAATGCTCGCTCTTCTCCTGGACCTGGCCATGCAGAACAGAAATTTGGTCTGCGCCGGCCGGACGCACGGCCAGATAGCAGTGCCTACCACCTACGGATTGAGGTTCGCCATCTGGGCCTCTGAGGTTGGGCGCCATATCCAGAGGCTCGAGGAGTTGCGACCCCGGGCGGCAGTGGGCAAGATGTCTGGCGCCGTGGGGACCCAGGCCGCCTATGGCCGGTTCGGCATGGAGATTCAGGAGAGGGTTATGAGCCACCTGGAGCTGTTCGAGGTGGACGTCTCCAATCAGGTGGTGCAGAGGGACAGGCATGCAGAGATGGTATGCTGGATGGCGCTCGTCGCCTCCACCCTGGATAAGATATTCATCGAGATGAGGACCTTGCAGAGGACGGAGATCGCCGAGGTGGAAGAGGGCTTTGGCAAAAAGCAGGTGGGCTCATCCACCATGCCCCACAAGAGAAATCCGATCAAGTCCGAGCAGATCTGCGGCCTGGCAAGGGTGGTACGGGCGCAGCTCATCCCCGCTTTTGAGAACATTCCCCTGTGGGACGAGCGCGACCTGACCAACAGCAGCTGCGAGCGGGTTGTCTTTCCGGAGGCCTTCATATTCACCGACCACATCCTCGCCCTGGCCGTTCGCACCCTGAGCAATATGAGGCTGAGGCCGGATAACATCGAGCGAAACCTCATGCTCCTGCATGGCCTGAACATGGCGGAGAACGTGATGGTGGAGCTGGCCAAAAAAGGAGTGGGCCGCCAGCAGGCCCATGAGATCATGCGCCAGAGCAGCATGACTGCCTTTGAAGAGAAAAAGGATCTCAAAGACGTTCTCCTGGAGAACGAGACGGTCAGAAGTTTCCTGAAGCCTGAGGAGATCAGCGCCCTTCTTGATCCTCATCAGTACATCGGCACTGCCGTCTTGCAGGTGGAAAGGCTCAACGAGAAGCTGAAAAAGCTCTACCTGGCTTAG
- a CDS encoding MBL fold metallo-hydrolase has protein sequence MGMRPDKMLPRVFLLKPGSILRDQGGNILDARSSVTLIKTERGWIIVDTGQVGDEEEILKALADLGLEKSDIDIIVNTHSHPDHCANNRLFSRAKTIYPKDGELIAPGVRALATPGHSPDSISVLVDAAIHPPRGDGTAPATRIVVIAGDALPTLGNFQKKVPPAVHYDRALAVASMNKIIAIADVVIPGHDRPFSLQEESPERFVGLMTASSR, from the coding sequence ATGGGAATGAGGCCGGATAAGATGCTGCCCAGGGTCTTTCTCCTCAAGCCGGGCTCGATCCTGCGGGACCAGGGGGGCAACATCCTGGACGCCCGTTCCTCAGTGACATTGATCAAGACAGAGAGGGGGTGGATCATAGTGGACACCGGCCAGGTGGGAGATGAGGAAGAGATACTGAAGGCTCTGGCTGACCTGGGGCTGGAGAAGTCGGATATCGACATAATTGTAAACACCCATTCCCATCCCGACCACTGCGCCAACAACCGGCTGTTTTCCCGGGCTAAGACGATATATCCAAAAGATGGAGAGCTGATCGCACCCGGCGTTCGGGCCCTGGCCACGCCCGGCCACAGCCCGGACAGCATATCCGTGCTGGTCGATGCTGCCATCCATCCTCCCAGAGGGGATGGAACGGCGCCGGCGACCCGGATAGTGGTGATAGCAGGGGACGCCCTGCCCACTTTAGGCAACTTCCAAAAAAAGGTTCCTCCGGCAGTGCACTACGATCGCGCCCTGGCGGTGGCCAGCATGAACAAGATTATCGCAATTGCGGATGTGGTCATACCAGGCCACGACCGTCCGTTTTCCCTTCAGGAAGAGAGCCCGGAACGATTTGTTGGGCTCATGACAGCATCCTCCCGCTAA